A section of the Prionailurus bengalensis isolate Pbe53 chromosome C2, Fcat_Pben_1.1_paternal_pri, whole genome shotgun sequence genome encodes:
- the LOC122492352 gene encoding olfactory receptor 5H2-like gives MDTKNATMLTKFVLTGITYQPEWQIPLFLMFLVIYMITIVGNLGLTALIYNDPHLHIPMYFLLGSLAFVDAWISSTVTPKMLVNFLAKSKMITLSECVTQLFSFAFGATTECFLLATMAYDRYVAICKPLLYPVIMTYRLCIWLLVSSFVSGFIHSVVHIGFLFRLTFCNSNIIYHFYCDIMPLFKISCTDPSINILMIFIFSGSIQVFTILIVLVSYTLILFMILKKKSLQGIKKAFSTCGAHLLSVSLYYGPLLSMYVHPGSAQSHDQDMMDSLFYTVIIPLLNPIIYSLRNKKVTDSLRKMLKRNV, from the coding sequence ATGGATACTAAGAATGCAACAATGTTGACAAAATTTGTTCTCACAGGAATCACATATCAACCAGAGTGGCAAATCCCTCTGTTTCTGATGTTCTTGGTGATATACATGATCACTATTGTGGGAAACCTTGGACTAACTGCTCTCATCTACAATGACCCCCACCTTCACATTCCCATGTACTTTCTCCTTGGGAGTTTAGCCTTTGTGGATGCTTGGATATCATCTACAGTGACCCCAAAGATGCTGGTCAACTTCCTAGCCAAGAGTAAGATGATAACTCTTTCTGAATGTGTGACACaattgttttcctttgcatttggTGCCACCACAGAATGTTTTCTCTTGGCAACAATGGCATATGATCGCTATGTAGCCATATGCAAACCATTACTTTATCCGGTAATTATGACCTATAGACTTTGCATCTGGCTGTTAGTTTCATCATTTGTAAGTGGATTTATTCATTCTGTAGTTCATATAGGTTTTTTATTTAGATTAACCTTTTGTAATTCTAACATAATATATCATTTTTACTGTGACATCATGCCATTGTTTAAGATTTCCTGTACTGATCCTTCAATTAATAttctgatgatttttattttctctgggtCAATACAGGTATTTACCATTCTGATTGTTCTGGTTTCTTATACACTTATTCTTTTTATGATCTTAAAAAAGAAGTCTCTGCAAGGCATAAAAaaggccttctccacctgtggAGCCCATCTCTTATCTGTTTCTTTATACTATGGCCCTCTTCTATCCATGTATGTGCACCCAGGATCCGCACAATCACATGATCAGGATATGATGGACTCTCTATTTTACACTGTCATAATTCCTTTGTTAAATCCAATTATCTAtagtctaagaaataaaaaagtcacaGATTCactaagaaaaatgttaaaaagaaatgtttag